The window CTACTTACTCATGTGTATAATTCTTTATAGCATTCTAGAGTTGTGAGGGAGGGTACGTTTTAGTTGACTTGGAACAACTCCCATTCTTTTTAGAACAAGTCTCGTGTTTGTCTTGTGCTTCCAAAAAACTTCATTTGGGGTTGTAAGACTTGCCAACTAACCTCATCCGAGGTTTCAATATGGTGATctgtcaaaaaaataaaataaaatcaattttattttttgagtaGGGAGGATTTTAAAACTAACTGAGTAGCACGGATTAAGCTTACTGAGTTGCTAACATATGGGGCGTTACTACAATAACTGAGATATggcctttattttttttgtaatttatgcTTACATTCCATGAATTGTGAAATAGGAAACAAGAGGGAAATAGGAACACTTTGTTGGTCATTGCAAGTTGAACGGACCATTGCACAACGAGCTTAAAATATTCGAAGTTTGCGACGAACCTCTGTGCACAGAGAAACACTAGGAAATGAAAAAAGGATTAAATACATGGTTGCCACGTGGAAAATGCTGCGATAGAGTCAAGCACTCTAAACACTCAAAACTCTAAACTCAAAGCTGCTCAACGTTCAATTTATGGTCTAGTCAACAATAATtgatctctttctttctcaataGCTTCTTGTTTGGCTTCAGCCTCATAAAGAGCTCTTCCTTCCTATCACAGTCATCAACCATTCCACAACACTACCCTAGATTTTGccttcatttatttctttaattgaATATACAGACCCCCACACCAAGGGGAGTCACCTAATTTTCCCAACAGTGCAAAGCTTGATTCAGCTTTAACTTTCATATTAAGACAAACTTTCTTAGTAAAAATTTTCGGAatctttcattatttaaatatatcatCACATAATCAACTTATCAATCATTTTCGAAAGACCTAGTTAAATGAAAATAGCTAAGAAGCATAATATATGCAGTCCTCTAGAGCCAAAACTAATGACAATAATACAATATTCACCAGCAAACACTCAAGACAACAATAATTCTTGGTCTGTACTACGAGTTGCCAGTAAATAAATGCTTTCTGCAATAATATCATCTTCATCcattatttgataaaaacaaCTCATATTTCAATTGACAGTCATAACTTAccccatatatatatatattaaaaaaataaaatcaacttTGAAATAACATATCCAAAAAAGCTTGATGTTTGGACTTTCTTTAATAAAGAACCTTTCTTAACCTTAAATGAAACTGTCCACCCAATTTGGTTCAGAAAACAATAAAGAAGATAGCATGTGAGTAATCAAGGCACTCATTGTCAcaatttaaatcttaatttcttttacatgTGAGTAATGAAGATAGCATTATGTTACAATCATTTGCCAAATCATAAAGAATGACATATTCAAGATTAGATGATAAGCATCTTCCTTTTTGGGATGAGGATAGCATGTGAGTAAACAATGCACTCATTATCACAATTTATTCTAATACAAATTAaatctttaatttcttttacatttgAGTAATGAAGATAGCATTATGTTACAATTATTTGTCAAAGGATGAAAAACTCAAAACTAGATAATAAGCATCTTCCTTTTTTGGATGAAGATAGCATGTGACTAACTAATACACTCATTGttacaatttatttattctaatacaacttaaatctttaatttctttcacATGCGAGTAATGAagatagaattattttagaaTCATTTGTCAAAGGATGACAAAACTAGATAATAAGCATGCATATTCCTTCTTTGGATGAAGATGGCATGTGAGTAACCAATGCACTCATTGTCACAATGCAATTGAATGAATATGGTTGCATGCTTGTCCCGATCATTGCATCGTATTTCTGTTTCCATATGTATTTCATTCTTTATAGCTTTTGGAGGTCTAAGGGAAGATAGTTTCTAGCTTGAATtggactgatttcgacattgcttaaaactttgaaaatattcacACGATCCTTGCTACCCAATGCCAACCCAAAGTAGACGAATTgattaaaattcttttcaaaacACGTCCCGTGTTTCTCCCATTCGTGCTTCCAGTAGAAGACTTTTCCAACTAATCCTTATCCGAGGTTTCAATATGGTAATCTGtcaaaagaaggaaaataaaatcacttttttttttttttgaatagcaAAGATTTCAAAACTTACTGAATTGCACAGATTAAATTTACTGAGTTGTTATCATATGAGGTGTTACTACAATAACTAGGATATGgctttgttttatttgtgCCCCTCATTCCATTAATTGTGAAAATAATCAACTTATCAATTTTTCCCAAAAGAGCTAGTTAAACGAAAATAACTAAAAGGCATAATTTATGCACTATTTTAGAGCCAAAACTAATGACAATAACACAATATTCCCTAGCAAACACTCAAGGCAACAATAATTCTTGGTCTGTACTGCAAGTTGCCAGTGAGCGAATGTTTTCTACAGTTTCAACAAAAAAGTAAATGCTTTCTGCATTAGTATCATCTTCGTCCatgatttgataaaaataactCATATTTCACTTAACAGCCATATCTTAccatatctatatatatgtatatatatttgaaataacTTATCCAAAAAAAGCCTCGTGTTTGGACTTTAATAAAGAACCTTTCTTCACATCAAATGAAACTGCCCACCCGGTTTGGTTGAAAAAACGACAGGGAAGGTCAACATGTGAGTAACCAATGCACTTATTGTCACgatttaaatcattaatttcttttacatgtgagtaatgaaaatagaattattttacaatCATTTGTCAAAAGGATGACGAACTCAAGACTAGATGAGAAGCGTTTTCCTTTTTTAGATGCAGATAGAGTGTGAGTAACCAATGCACTTATTGTCACAATGCAATTAAATGATTGCTTGCTTGTGTCAGTTGCATCATATTTCTGGTTCCACATTTATCTCATTATATATCGCCTGGAGGTCTAAAAGAAGATCACTtggactgatttcgacattgCTTAAAACTTTGAAGATATGAACACGATCGTTGCTGTCCAATGCCAATTTCGTTTTAGCAGATCAACAAATGTACAACAACTTCATGTATTGgattaaagaaaaaacttcAAACTTAAAAAGATTGCCCATTTGCTTGATTTATTGCAAAGTTGAGCGGGGCCATTGTGTTACGAGCTTAAAAAAGTTGGTATTTCCTAACCCTATCCCTGGACACAGCAGCAAAATACTCCAATACTTACCACTAATTGACAATCAATAAAATCCTAATCTGTCACTCTCTCAATTTGGGTTGAGGTTTAAAAGGTTCGAAACAGGGTTTGGTTTAAGgctaatttattataaaatgaaGCTTTTATTTGGAGTACAAGGCTAAAAAACCCTAATCGACTAAAGAGAGTGGATAGAGCGATCGATATGAGGGAGAGACTAAAGAGAGGAGAACGAGGGAGCAGCTCATACAATGATTAAAGTTCACTAATACACAATTAAGGgttatttatctataaataatttaaaaatttcatgtttgcCGTTATCACTATTTAcacatttaaaatgaaatgtcAATTTCAAACATTAATGAATCCGCATGAAATTATGGATAAACCAATCAAGTGTATTTTACCAACAAATACCTTCAAACTTGAAAATGCCACAAGTTATTTGCAAAAGgtatatttaaaaagaaaattacaatAACTTCAACCAATGAATTAATTAGAAACCTTCCACTTCTTCTACCAAGTCTGAACCATGTTCTCGTAGTATCAACCACTAGAGTGAATAAATTGTGACAACGAGTGCTTTGGATACTATAAGATGAACAAGTATAAGCAGagatcaaattcaaataaatgttCCATTGAACAAGGAAATGGAAGATTGAACACCCATTAATATGAACTCTAAGAACACTTTTTGATTACCTATATCCTATAAACTTTAATGCATCAGATAAAACAGAAACAGTATTGAGTTGTATATTTAAGCAAATTAATGATAATggaataaataaaacataatctTTTAAGTAAACTTCTGAGGGCATATCTTAATTTGAGCCCAAAGTGCTTTTTACATGTCCTAAAGTTCCCTGAACAAAATTGGTTCACAGATGACACCGATCCATAAATGGTTTAGCCTCTCACTTGACATGGAATTGTCCGGCTCCATTCCCAGCATTATGTCACAGAACAACCTAGCTGAGAAAAAAGTGCAGTATCTATCATCCATCCTTTTTcgaacacaaaaaaaaaaaaaaaaatggaagatgCTCATCATGTGGTCTCGAGTTTGTCATGCTCTTTGTTCTGTAGCAGAAAGGCAAGTTAACATCAGCATAATATAATGAATAGAACAAAAGTAAACATAACTGAATGTTCATTGATTTCACACAGGCAAAGGCCTTACATATAGCAATGAAATCATTTCCAGCTACAACCAAGGACTGTAAAAATAGGGATATTCAATAAGTAGAAATTTTAACACatgaattaatgaattatagCCCAAGTACCACTCAAATTTGAGCAAACAAAGCCAAATGGCTGTGaatatttaaagaaatatagcTAAATTTTACCTCATGGAATAGAGATGTCTGAACAAATACGGAGCTGTGCATCCACCCCACCACTGACCACACTGTCACCCTTCCACCAGTCAGCACACAACACCTAAAATGCAGCCAGGGCACAACATTAATGGGGATTTCAATATGTTTGACTCAAAACTACATcaaaagaatataaataaCAAAGAATAACATCATACCTTGTCCTTGTGAGTATCCAAGACAGACAGAGGCCACTGCCATGCAAAAGGCATTTGTCAAAACAGTAtccaaagaaacaaaaggttGCCTTGGGCTTGGCACATAATATATAGCTAAATAGTGAAAGAAAACAGAGAATATGATACCGCTGTTCTTAGATCCCACAACATTACTTTCCCATCATAGGATGAAGAAAGTAAATGAAAAGAAGACCTATCGTGCCACTTGCAAGCCGAAATCCAAGAACTATGCGAAGAGAACTGAAAAACAGGTGCAGATGTTCCTTGAAAAGTAAAAGTTTTCATGTGAGATGGAAATCTCGGTGGTTTTATGTGTCCGCACATCCACTGAGTGGgtgagaaaaagaggaaaaaaaaataaaatacatgaaATTATGAACAACAGACCTGGCTTGCGAGGATCCCATATTCTAAGAATTGGGTCAGAACCACCGGCAGCTATGAGAGCTGATCCTTCACCTCCTACGTCAATGCAGTTAAGGACTTTGCCACAGAACTGTGCATAAAAGAAGGATGGTTTCATTCAAACTTTGGGGGAAAAAGGTTTTTCaatcttatctttccaatagAAGACAAAATCAGGAAACAAATGAATCAACATAATTGCATCTAGATGTATCTGATGCTGTATTTGAACTTTTGAAATCAAGCCAAATGCTAAAAGCAACAACTGCCCAAATTCCAAATCATAAGTCAAAATAAGTTACAGTTTGcgatttttcaagaaaaaattagATTAGCATTATGTAATGATGTACAGTGAAGCCAGCCTCGAGGAAGAGGTGGGCAGGACAGGAGGAAAGACATGAAAAAACATTTAAACAGGTCAAAGGGATCCAAAGAGGACCACAGAAAGTGGAAAGCAAAACAGGAACCAGGTTGGGGAagtgagaaatgaaaaacaatttaagatataatatttcctttttgcccttttttttctcGGATGAAAAAAAACTAGCAAattcaaacaaaagaaaaagtgccAAGACATGAGTCAAGAAGCATAAAATGTACTTCCCATCATATAACTAGAATGCAACTGTATGCAGACACAACAAATGCATAGAGAGAGAGACACGTACTATATTAGATAAATCTTTGCCTGTTTCAACATCCCATTGTCTAACAGAATGATCCCATGATGCAGAATAAATAGTCTCATGTTGAGGCCAAACCACAGACGACACGCACTGTGTATGGCCTACAAGCATAGAAACAGCCTCTCCCTACACAAAACATGATATTGTAGTAAATTATACAAATAACTTGCTGCGGAAAATAAACTAAGCAATAACAAAAGGATGCGTATATGAGAaacatcaaaaagaaaaaaaggaggaaattttgaaatttatactAAAAAGCTAACgtatatgaataaataagtAGCATTCCTCATAATGACATTGTTATTTTATAACTATTTGGGGAGAAACattaaattaatgataatGGTTAAAAGGTATTCATGTTCTACTTAACATTTTAAGAGTAAGCAAGGATATAAGACCCTCCCCTTCAATAAACAATAAGGTGTTATACTTATCATTGTCGCCGGCAGAAAAAGTCCATGTTCTGCTTGTTCTACTTTCAAAGAGCCTTGACGAAGCAAGGACATTCTCCAAGGAAGCTTTTATGTACGACGGTAATTGGTAAACAATTTCAGCtacatgaaaattgaaatgcaGGGCAAAGAAGCAAGGATGCAATACCTCTGATTGAGATTGCTCAGCTTTACTATtcacctttcttttcttgattgACACCACATCCCCATCTGTATCAGAGTCATTTGTCCGCCATAAATTGATTGTACAATCCCAAGAACCTGAGCAAACCTATATCAAGTAAAGAGACAGAGGCAATGACCCTGATGTTCAAAATCCAcattatcacaatatgataaatacaaaaaaaggaaaaggtttAAAGAACGGCAGAGACCATGTCTCCAGATGTCTTTGCTGCAACACTGTGTACAGATGCATTATGCCCACGCAAGATCTTGAATGCTCTTATCATTGCTGGATGATCATTGGAGTCCTCTGCATCAAACTTTTACAGGAAAGAGATGTATCAGATAGTCAGGGAATTAAGTTTCCATAATGAAATGCATTCATTTTCCCAGTTACCTTCCAAAGCCTCAGAGTTCGATCTTTTGAAGCAGTGGCTACTGTAACACTTCCCAGCGCTGCATGCGCAACAGACCCCACTCATGAATACAGAAATAATCATGAAGATAAATATGAAATAGCCTAGAGATATATTTAATGGCACTAAGCAGGATATACAACACCTGTAACAGTGTttcatttcaccaaaatagAAAGGATGATACATACAGCAGCTTGGAGTTGTTCAATAATATCAGAAGAAAGCAATAACCATtgaaatttattgaaaataaaattcaaatgacATAGTAATATACTACAATAAAACGCTTCATTAAAAAGGACTAAAATATTAAAGATGACTACTACTATCCCAAACCTTCTGAGTTGATGATACTAACAGAAGAAATTGCATCACTGTGCCCTTCTAGAATATGCGTACACAGTCCAGCTTCTTTCCATACTCTAAAggaaattatataaaaatgaaaaagtttaGAAATAAAGGAGTATTTCTGTTAACCAAGTTCCTCAGAATGAAAAGTCCAATAAAACAACGAAAAGAAAACAGCAACAacatttaaagttaaaaaaatcagACAAGACTAAGTAATATTTACCTTCCCAAACCATCACAGCAACCAGTCAAAATGAACCTGCAAAACAATGTCAATTAAGCAGTGTTATGAGATAAATGTAATGCCAATGAACTGAAAGTCATCTAATCTTGCTTAATAAATAAGATAATACTAGCACCAACAGTAATGCTACAGTAAAAAGTAAAGCCCTGAGCTACAGATTAAAATGATGTGCCCATGGTATGGTTACATATTGAAACGCTTACCTAGGACTAGAACCATCGACTGCACTGACCCAATCATCATGTGGAGAAGGCTCTTCCTCTTTTCGAGGAGCAACAGCTCTTAtgtactcaatttccaaaattttctcctGCAATTGTTCATGCATTACAGCCAGGAATTAAGGATTGAAAAGTTATCCTAATTCTTCTCAAATTTCATATATCTGCAATTTAGCATGAATGCCATCCTGAGAAGCACTTAATAAGAAAGATGGCAATGCACATTCAATTGTATCACCAATTATAAGCCTGACCAAAAAATCAATAACATAAATTTGTGATGGTCTCTGAAACCGTCAGAAGAGATAACTaaacaagtttaaaaatgACTAATAGCAAATGAATTGCATCTTTCtcattagtttttctttcaCAAAATTTTTCTAGCAAATTTCAGCAAGGCAAATTCAAACTGAAAAAGTACCGCGGAAATGCCCTTGGCAAGAAGAAACTGCTCGAGGGACATCCGAACCAGCTCTCCATTGATCAGGAAATCAAAGGCCTCAGTTTTCCACTCAGAAACCACTGCTCATAGAGACACAATTTCCAACTTTTAGAAACAGCAAAAGATAATAATTACCCagaagaaaaactaattaCACCAACAGCTCTAAAGCCCATTGACTTGGACACCCACAATTCTAAAAGAAACCAGAACACCTTCAAACACAAACCTATCCACCCTCCAAAGCACGATGAAAACCGATAACCAATCCATTCTTAAGCGTCTACATACGTATACCGGCTTGGAGAGATTATTAgcaacaaattacaaattacCGGAAAGAAACCAGGAAACAGCCAATTACCCAGAAATATCTACATACACTTATTTGCTTGGATGGGGCCATTGGCAACAAATTACAGTTACCCATAAAAAATCCAAACCAAGTTATAACAGAAAATATTAACTAGAATCCAAAAACACCCCCACAATTTCTTAAGAAACTTAAAAGTAAGACTtccaaatgaaaagaaaagaaaaacccagtTGGGAATTCTGTGGatataaaaaagtttttacCAGCTTGAAGAAGCTTGTTAACAATGGAGGACAGGCCTAAACGAGAGAGGTCAGAAGGGATGGCAATGGCTGTTGTGGGAACTTTATACGGAGCTTTTAGCTTTGTTACAAATCTCACTTGAATCCTCCTTGAGTTGTCTTCATTGGTGTCCCCGTCAATTTCCATCTTTCTTTAAAACTTTTCTTCCTTCTAGGTTTGTTAAagtaagagaaagaagaagaagaagaagaagaagaaaataaggcAGGGGCTTTAGGAAAAGGAAATGAAGATGTGAGGGCTAGGGTTTTAGTTATGgttaaaacttcaaatcagCCACCCTAGTTTTTTAGATTTTCTAATTTAGCccttaatgatttttttttttaataaagtttTCAACAAAGACGGTGATGACTTTACAAGTGTAAAGTTAATTAGCTATAATAAAAGACATTAgaattgaaatataattatacattaaaaggttcttaatatttcaattatgtataatttgaaattatgtaatattaatttatagattatttaatactaataaaattaaaaaaaataattttttgatgaaaatgattcaATGCaattagaattttaatttacagataggatgaattttattaatatttataataaaaaatatttttaatgaaagtcATTGGatgcaattaaattttttatatatttaaaaattagataaatttatctttcaaaaaaaattagataaattttattactaaatgttccaattatatataattgaaattttataatattattcaaTATTGTTAgacttaagaaaaacttttttaatgAAAGCTTGTTGAATGTAATTAGGACTCTTATTCATAAATAgatgaaatattatttttttgaaagaaaggagaatattttcttaatcatCAAAAGCAATTACATTGTGAGGATGATACATAAAACATATGGATCTTGTATAAAACCTCATCTCACAATGCACCTAATGGATGGAAAGTGAGCCCCGTTAAAAACCTTGTCATGAAAAATCCTAATGGGATAACAATCCAtggccaaaagaaaaaagagtacCCAACTTTACATGTTCTATCTCTAGATTAACCCAATAAAACTTCTTTACTCACTCCAATTAATTCAGCTGATAAACATCCTTAAGCACCGCATCTTTGAgagcttatgacaataaagaAGATCCTCTCCTCTTTTGCATGTTTAGCAATCTCATGTGCCGCCATGTTAGTCTCTCTTGGAGCAAAACTAACTGACTGGATCTGCAAAGTTCTAATCAGTTCAATACAATCTTCCACTAAAATGTAAGATGCGCCCATATAGTTTTTATAGTCAACCACCCCACGACCACCTTCTTGTCAATCTCAATTTCAGTTGTAGCAGTATCATGCTCTAAACAAACCAATAAGGCCTATAACAGTGCTCTCAACTCTGCATCTGGAATAGTCGTGGAGTGTAAAACACATTTGGCTCCCGCAAGCACCATAGCTCTATCACTATTTCTAGCAATAAAACGCGTAACCATTTGTGCACCGTTGCTGCAATCAAACAAAGAAGCATCAGAATTCAGTCTTAAACCAGTCTGTCTACTCCACGTTGATTTTACCACCTAACACTGCTGGGTCGTAAGTCGACCAGAGCAATTAGCATCCCTATGTTGTCTGCTCATGTTGTACCCCAAATTTACTGCTTGCATTGGATCCATCTTCTGATTTTTGAACATCAGTGAGTTTCGGGCTTTCCATATTGcccataaaacacaaaaaatgtCCCCAAGATCTTCCTTTATCACTTGAGCACTCAAACAGCATATTCATTAGAACAAAGATTGACAGTGAGTACAAATATCACCAAACCCCCATCTTGTTGCCATCCATACCGCTCCTGCAAACTGGCAACAACACAAAGAATGAAAATCGGTCTCCGAAttaataccaaaaaaaaatacatatctCCTCAACATTAATTTGCCGTCTGATTAAAGCTGTACGAGTTGGAAGAATTCCTCTTAGAGCTCTCCAAGCGAATAGAATAATTTTCCTCGGTATATCCAAGTGCAACAATTTTTTCCACACCgcagaaaaattaaatgaagaaTTTCCTCCAACCACGCTGCTTGTTGAGGAACATAGGAGTCTATAGCCTGACTTCACTGAATAATATCCATTTCTATTCCCAGACCAGATTTGACGATCCTTTGGAAATCTTCTGCTAATCGGAATCGACATAATTAGGTTACATTCGAAAGGTGGAAATAATCTTTTGATTTTGTCTTCATCCCATAAGCCCGTAACCCTGTCAAACAGTTCACATACCCTCATTACTTCTGTTATGAAATTGTCACATGCCAAGACCGATCTAGGTGTCTCATATGGTACCCAATAATCATTCCTcacaaaaatttcaattgcATCACCCACTTGCCAAATTAACCCTTTCTTGATTACCATCTAGCTGAATTGCTTTGAGACTACGCCACATGTAGCTTGGGTTTGACCCAATCTTGACGTTCACAAACTCACCTCTGGGGAAGTGTCTCACCTTCAAAACCTTATAAGCAAGGGTAAGTTC is drawn from Theobroma cacao cultivar B97-61/B2 chromosome 4, Criollo_cocoa_genome_V2, whole genome shotgun sequence and contains these coding sequences:
- the LOC18601648 gene encoding ribosome biogenesis protein WDR12 homolog is translated as MEIDGDTNEDNSRRIQVRFVTKLKAPYKVPTTAIAIPSDLSRLGLSSIVNKLLQAVVSEWKTEAFDFLINGELVRMSLEQFLLAKGISAEKILEIEYIRAVAPRKEEEPSPHDDWVSAVDGSSPRFILTGCCDGLGRVWKEAGLCTHILEGHSDAISSVSIINSEALGSVTVATASKDRTLRLWKFDAEDSNDHPAMIRAFKILRGHNASVHSVAAKTSGDMVCSGSWDCTINLWRTNDSDTDGDVVSIKKRKVNSKAEQSQSEGEAVSMLVGHTQCVSSVVWPQHETIYSASWDHSVRQWDVETGKDLSNIFCGKVLNCIDVGGEGSALIAAGGSDPILRIWDPRKPGTSAPVFQFSSHSSWISACKWHDRSSFHLLSSSYDGKVMLWDLRTAWPLSVLDTHKDKVLCADWWKGDSVVSGGVDAQLRICSDISIP